In Streptomyces asoensis, a single genomic region encodes these proteins:
- a CDS encoding DMT family transporter, which yields MGYLTLAGAIAAEVAATTAMKYSDGFSRLWPSLLTAAGYVVSFLLLAQTLKTVGIGTAYAIWAGVGTATIAVIGLALFGESLTLTKAAGILLIVGGVVVLNLGGAH from the coding sequence ATGGGATACCTGACGCTCGCCGGCGCCATCGCCGCCGAGGTGGCCGCGACGACGGCCATGAAGTACAGCGACGGATTCAGCAGGCTCTGGCCCTCGTTGCTGACGGCCGCCGGCTATGTCGTCTCCTTCCTCCTGCTCGCCCAGACCCTGAAGACCGTCGGCATCGGCACGGCGTACGCGATCTGGGCCGGCGTCGGCACCGCGACCATCGCCGTCATCGGGCTGGCCCTGTTCGGGGAGTCCCTGACCCTCACCAAGGCCGCGGGCATCCTGCTCATCGTCGGCGGAGTGGTCGTGCTCAATCTCGGCGGTGCGCACTGA
- a CDS encoding TetR/AcrR family transcriptional regulator, whose protein sequence is MPRRHDPERRQRIIDAAIRVVGKKGLAGLSHRSVAAEADVPLGSTTYHFATLDELVIAALRQANEGFAKAVAAHGGLTDPGLDLPAELAGLLGEWLAGERTGVELEYELYLAALRRPALRPVAAEWAEDLAALLAAHVDPRTARALVALMDGICLQVLLTDAPYEEEYAREALARLIPPAPSGPPGRRPPRSGPGRG, encoded by the coding sequence ATGCCCCGGCGCCACGACCCCGAGCGCCGGCAGCGGATCATCGACGCGGCGATCCGCGTCGTCGGGAAGAAGGGGCTGGCCGGGCTGAGCCACCGGTCGGTCGCCGCGGAGGCCGACGTCCCCCTCGGCTCCACCACCTACCACTTCGCCACCCTCGACGAACTGGTCATCGCGGCCCTGCGGCAGGCCAACGAGGGCTTCGCCAAGGCGGTCGCGGCGCACGGCGGGCTGACGGACCCCGGGCTCGACCTGCCCGCCGAGCTGGCCGGACTGCTCGGCGAGTGGCTCGCGGGCGAACGGACCGGCGTGGAGCTGGAGTACGAGCTCTACCTGGCCGCCCTGCGCCGCCCCGCGCTGCGCCCGGTCGCCGCCGAGTGGGCCGAGGACCTCGCCGCCCTCCTCGCCGCCCACGTCGACCCCCGCACCGCACGCGCGCTGGTCGCCCTGATGGACGGCATCTGTCTGCAAGTACTGCTGACGGACGCGCCCTACGAGGAGGAGTACGCGCGTGAGGCGCTGGCGCGGCTGATCCCGCCCGCTCCCTCCGGCCCGCCGGGGCGCCGGCCCCCTCGCTCGGGCCCCGGACGCGGCTGA
- the dapD gene encoding 2,3,4,5-tetrahydropyridine-2,6-dicarboxylate N-succinyltransferase, with amino-acid sequence MTDTTAPRTTGAVAAGLATIAADGTVLDTWFPAPALVAEPGPSGTERLSAEKAVELLGEGATQAVGPDARRGVDVVAVRTVIASLDAKPLDAHDVYLRLHLLSHRLVKPHGQSLDGMFGHLANVAWTSLGPVAVDDVETVRLNARAQGLHLQVTSIDKFPRMTDYVAPKGVRIADADRVRLGAHLAEGTTVMHEGFVNFNAGTLGTSMVEGRISAGVIVGDGSDIGGGASTMGTLSGGGNVIISIGERCLIGAEAGVGIALGDECVVEAGLYVTAGTRITMPDGQIVKARDLSGASNILFRRNSVTGAVEARPNNAVWGGLNEILHAHN; translated from the coding sequence ATGACCGACACGACTGCTCCTCGCACCACCGGCGCCGTGGCCGCCGGCCTCGCCACGATCGCCGCCGACGGCACCGTTCTCGACACCTGGTTCCCCGCGCCCGCGCTCGTCGCCGAGCCCGGCCCGTCCGGCACCGAGCGCCTGTCCGCCGAGAAGGCCGTGGAGCTGCTCGGCGAGGGCGCGACGCAGGCCGTCGGTCCGGACGCCCGCCGGGGTGTCGACGTGGTCGCGGTCCGCACGGTCATCGCCTCGCTCGACGCGAAGCCGCTCGACGCGCACGACGTGTACCTGCGCCTGCACCTGCTCTCCCACCGGCTGGTGAAGCCGCACGGGCAGAGCCTGGACGGCATGTTCGGCCACCTCGCCAACGTCGCCTGGACCTCGCTGGGCCCGGTCGCCGTCGACGACGTCGAGACGGTCCGGCTGAACGCCCGCGCGCAGGGCCTGCACCTCCAGGTCACGTCCATCGACAAGTTCCCGCGCATGACGGACTACGTCGCCCCCAAGGGCGTGCGGATCGCGGACGCCGACCGGGTCCGCCTCGGCGCCCACCTCGCCGAGGGCACCACGGTCATGCACGAGGGCTTCGTCAACTTCAACGCGGGCACGCTCGGCACCTCGATGGTCGAGGGCCGCATCTCGGCGGGCGTCATCGTCGGCGACGGCTCGGACATCGGCGGCGGCGCGTCCACCATGGGCACGCTCTCCGGCGGCGGCAACGTGATCATCTCCATCGGCGAGCGCTGCCTCATCGGCGCCGAGGCGGGCGTCGGCATCGCCCTCGGCGACGAGTGTGTCGTCGAGGCCGGCCTGTACGTCACCGCGGGCACCCGGATCACCATGCCCGACGGCCAGATCGTCAAGGCCCGCGACCTCTCCGGCGCCTCGAACATCCTCTTCCGCCGCAACTCGGTCACCGGCGCGGTCGAGGCCCGCCCGAACAACGCGGTCTGGGGCGGCCTGAACGAAATCCTCCACGCCCACAACTGA
- the dapA gene encoding 4-hydroxy-tetrahydrodipicolinate synthase codes for MTPAARTAPAPFGRALCAMITPFTATGTLDTDGARLLADRLVSAGCDGLVLSGTTGESPTTSDAEKAELVAAVREAVGDRASIVAGVGTSDTRHTVRLARDAEKAGADGVLVVSPYYSRPPQDALEAHFREVADASALPVMLYDIPGRTGTRIEPDTMLRLAGHPRIVAVKDCSYDFLGAQKVLARTDLAYYAGCEEHHLALYAVGGAGYVSTVANVIPAHLRAVLDAFDAGDTAGAAVRQHRVMELVESMMASGLPGTVTAKALLGGLGLPAGPVRAPLRPAGRKTTDGLRAACERLVSGPHS; via the coding sequence ATGACTCCAGCCGCTCGGACCGCTCCCGCCCCCTTCGGCCGCGCCCTGTGCGCGATGATCACGCCCTTCACTGCCACCGGCACGCTCGACACCGACGGCGCGCGCCTGCTCGCCGACCGGCTGGTCTCCGCCGGCTGCGACGGCCTGGTGCTCTCCGGGACGACGGGCGAGTCGCCCACCACCTCGGACGCCGAGAAGGCGGAACTGGTGGCCGCCGTGCGGGAGGCGGTGGGCGACCGGGCGTCGATCGTGGCGGGGGTGGGAACCTCCGACACCCGGCACACCGTCCGGCTCGCCCGGGACGCGGAGAAGGCGGGCGCGGACGGCGTGCTCGTGGTCAGCCCGTACTACAGCAGGCCCCCGCAGGACGCCCTGGAGGCGCACTTCCGCGAGGTCGCGGACGCGTCGGCGCTGCCGGTGATGCTGTACGACATCCCCGGCCGCACGGGCACCCGGATCGAGCCCGACACCATGCTCCGGCTCGCCGGGCACCCGCGGATCGTCGCGGTGAAGGACTGTTCGTACGACTTCCTGGGCGCCCAGAAGGTGCTCGCGCGGACGGATCTGGCGTACTACGCGGGCTGCGAGGAGCACCACCTCGCGCTGTACGCGGTGGGCGGGGCGGGTTACGTCAGCACCGTCGCGAACGTGATTCCGGCACACCTGCGGGCCGTCCTGGACGCCTTCGACGCGGGCGACACCGCGGGGGCCGCCGTGCGGCAGCACCGGGTCATGGAACTGGTGGAGTCGATGATGGCGTCGGGACTGCCCGGGACGGTCACGGCCAAGGCGCTCCTGGGCGGACTGGGCCTGCCGGCCGGCCCGGTCCGGGCGCCGCTGCGGCCCGCCGGCCGGAAGACGACCGACGGCCTGCGCGCGGCCTGCGAACGGCTCGTGTCCGGGCCGCACTCCTGA
- a CDS encoding DUF3618 domain-containing protein — protein MTDRTPAELRRQIERTRHRLGATVEELAARADLRGRTRTRAADLMDRAGAMGVQLRSSASLAGYRIQERAGRAGQLARSRADHAGRVARTRAGRAGHLVRGRAGGAGHAVQERAGRTGHVVQERAGRAGHLVRDTAARAGRTAQERAVRARHVRGGLRDAASRTGRTLERPAPAPIRMPVRFALRYPWPTMIAGAAAAALVAAGVVARSRARAKARR, from the coding sequence ATGACGGACAGGACGCCGGCCGAACTGCGCCGGCAGATCGAGCGCACCCGGCACCGGCTGGGCGCCACCGTGGAGGAACTCGCGGCCAGGGCGGACCTGCGCGGCCGCACCCGGACCCGCGCCGCCGACCTCATGGACCGCGCCGGCGCCATGGGCGTGCAGTTGCGCAGCAGCGCGTCCCTGGCCGGATACCGCATACAGGAACGCGCGGGCCGGGCGGGACAGCTGGCACGGAGCCGCGCGGACCACGCCGGACGCGTGGCGCGGACGCGGGCCGGCCGTGCCGGTCACCTCGTGCGGGGACGGGCGGGCGGCGCGGGCCACGCCGTCCAGGAACGGGCGGGCCGCACGGGCCACGTCGTCCAGGAGCGGGCCGGTCGCGCCGGGCACCTGGTGCGGGACACCGCGGCCCGGGCCGGCCGTACCGCCCAGGAGCGGGCCGTCCGTGCCCGCCATGTCCGCGGCGGTCTCCGGGACGCGGCGTCCCGTACGGGGCGCACCCTGGAGCGGCCCGCACCCGCCCCCATCCGGATGCCCGTGCGGTTCGCGCTGCGCTACCCCTGGCCGACGATGATCGCCGGCGCGGCCGCGGCCGCCCTGGTGGCGGCCGGGGTGGTCGCCCGGAGCAGGGCGAGGGCGAAGGCCCGGCGGTAG
- a CDS encoding ArsR/SmtB family transcription factor, translating into MLDVTVIEDPEAAAVSLDPIRARLLAELAAGPASAAMLAGQVGLPRQKVNYHLKALERHGLVELAGERRKGNVTERLMRATAASYVISPLALAVVQPDPDRFRDQLSARWLLALGARLVRDVGSLITGAAKARKGLATYALDGEVCFASAADRAAFIQELTAGVGGLIRKYDAPDAGGGRDHRIVVAVHPTLKSPPPAQAPAPAQRQAQAPAGTHAEAAAAAEDQGVPRVPAGGDHRNHGESQ; encoded by the coding sequence ATGCTGGACGTGACAGTCATCGAGGACCCCGAGGCGGCCGCCGTCTCCCTGGACCCCATACGGGCCCGGCTGCTCGCCGAGCTGGCCGCCGGTCCCGCCTCGGCGGCGATGCTGGCCGGCCAGGTCGGGCTGCCGAGGCAGAAGGTGAACTACCACCTCAAGGCGCTGGAGCGGCACGGGCTGGTCGAGCTGGCCGGTGAGCGCCGCAAGGGCAACGTCACCGAACGGCTGATGCGGGCGACCGCGGCGTCGTACGTCATCTCGCCGCTCGCGCTCGCCGTCGTGCAGCCGGACCCGGACCGCTTCCGCGACCAGCTCTCCGCGCGCTGGCTGCTCGCGCTCGGCGCCCGGCTGGTCCGTGACGTCGGCTCGCTGATCACCGGCGCCGCCAAGGCCCGCAAGGGCTTGGCCACGTACGCGCTGGACGGCGAGGTGTGCTTCGCCTCGGCCGCGGACCGGGCCGCGTTCATCCAGGAGCTGACGGCCGGGGTCGGCGGTCTGATCCGCAAGTACGACGCCCCCGACGCCGGGGGCGGCCGCGACCACCGGATCGTCGTCGCCGTCCACCCGACGCTCAAGTCCCCGCCACCGGCACAGGCGCCGGCACCAGCGCAGAGGCAGGCGCAGGCACCGGCAGGGACACACGCAGAAGCCGCAGCAGCGGCCGAGGATCAGGGCGTACCCCGGGTCCCGGCCGGCGGCGACCACCGGAACCACGGCGAGAGCCAGTGA
- a CDS encoding SRPBCC family protein — MSKEFEIAREFEVDATPEQVWDAFTAGTGGWLWPMEAPEPREGGTGPFGSTVTVWDPPHRYTNRVENVDGISEQTLNQLDYTVEPRDEGRRAWVRYVHSGIFVDDWDNQYDAAGRHTDFYLHTLRQYLTHFDGRPVAFVTFDGPDASKAADALTAVERALGLADDTAEGARVRVAGPGGRGLDAVVDFRNAYFVGLRTDRALIRFFGRNHWGHPVGVSVHDFAPDADAEANGTAWRGWLDRVFSRPLRPRP; from the coding sequence ATGTCCAAGGAATTCGAGATCGCCCGCGAGTTCGAGGTCGACGCCACGCCCGAGCAGGTGTGGGACGCCTTCACCGCCGGTACCGGCGGCTGGCTCTGGCCGATGGAGGCGCCGGAGCCGCGTGAAGGCGGCACGGGCCCCTTCGGTTCCACGGTCACCGTCTGGGACCCGCCCCACCGCTACACCAACCGCGTGGAGAACGTGGACGGGATCTCCGAGCAGACCCTGAACCAGCTCGACTACACCGTCGAGCCGCGCGACGAGGGCCGGCGGGCCTGGGTGCGCTATGTGCACAGCGGCATCTTCGTCGACGACTGGGACAACCAGTACGACGCGGCGGGCCGGCACACCGACTTCTACCTGCACACCCTGCGCCAGTACCTGACCCACTTCGACGGCCGTCCGGTCGCCTTCGTCACCTTCGACGGGCCCGACGCGTCCAAGGCGGCCGACGCCCTGACCGCCGTGGAGCGGGCGCTGGGCCTCGCGGACGACACCGCCGAGGGTGCGCGCGTGCGGGTCGCCGGACCCGGGGGGCGCGGCCTCGACGCGGTGGTCGACTTCCGCAACGCCTACTTCGTCGGGCTGCGCACCGACCGTGCCCTGATCCGCTTCTTCGGCCGCAACCACTGGGGTCACCCGGTCGGCGTCAGCGTCCACGACTTCGCGCCGGACGCCGACGCCGAGGCGAACGGGACCGCCTGGCGGGGCTGGCTGGACCGGGTGTTCAGCCGGCCCCTCCGACCGCGGCCGTAG
- a CDS encoding endonuclease/exonuclease/phosphatase: MPSKKSARLAALTVAAACSAASTVALTTPAHAETVAVHDIQGTTRVSPYAGQAVSGVAGIVTGVRTYGSSKGFWIQDPNPDADPATSEGVFVFTSSAPKVAVGDSVTVNGTVSEYVPGGVSTGNQSVTEITKPTVTVLSSGNAVPAATVVNKKSVPAAYTPAGDPAANNSVNGLTLRPGTYALDYYESLEGMNVQVADAGVVTATDPYSELWVTVKPHENDTRRGGTLYGSYASQNTGRLQIQSLGATADFPVANVGDTLAGVTSGPLDYNQFGGYTLVANQLGTLKSGGLERESTRKQKKDELAVATYNVENLDPSDATFGEHAAAIVNNLKSPDIVSLEEIQDNNGATNDGTTAADVTVGKLIDAIVAAGGPRYDWRSIDPTNNTDGGEPGGNIRQVFLFNPQRVSFTDRAGGNATTAVGVTEVQGRPQLTASPGRIDPANTAWASSRKPLVGEFVFRGRTVFVIANHFNSKGGDQGLTSQYQPVVRSSETQRHQQATLVNAFVKDILAVEKKADVIALGDINDFEFSGTAQILEGDGTLWSAIKSLSRNERYSYDYQGNQQVLDQILVSRSIKHDGDFEYDSVHINSEFHDQISDHDPQILRFQP; this comes from the coding sequence TTGCCGAGCAAGAAGTCCGCGCGTCTCGCCGCGCTCACCGTCGCCGCCGCCTGTTCCGCGGCCTCCACCGTCGCGCTCACCACGCCCGCCCACGCGGAGACGGTGGCCGTCCACGACATCCAGGGCACCACCCGGGTGTCGCCGTACGCCGGCCAGGCGGTCTCGGGTGTGGCCGGAATCGTCACCGGCGTGCGCACCTACGGCTCGTCCAAGGGCTTCTGGATCCAGGATCCGAACCCGGACGCCGACCCGGCCACCAGTGAGGGCGTCTTCGTCTTCACCAGCTCCGCCCCGAAGGTCGCCGTCGGCGACTCCGTCACGGTGAACGGCACGGTCTCCGAGTACGTCCCGGGCGGCGTCTCGACCGGCAACCAGTCGGTCACGGAGATCACCAAGCCGACGGTCACCGTGCTGTCCAGCGGCAACGCGGTGCCCGCCGCGACCGTGGTGAACAAGAAGTCGGTCCCGGCGGCGTACACCCCGGCCGGCGACCCCGCGGCCAACAACTCCGTCAACGGTCTCACCCTGCGGCCCGGCACGTACGCCCTGGACTACTACGAGTCCCTCGAGGGCATGAACGTCCAGGTCGCCGACGCCGGCGTGGTCACCGCCACGGACCCGTACAGCGAGCTGTGGGTCACGGTGAAGCCGCACGAGAACGACACCCGCCGCGGTGGCACGCTGTACGGCTCGTACGCCTCGCAGAACACCGGCCGGCTCCAGATCCAGTCGCTCGGCGCGACGGCCGACTTCCCGGTCGCGAACGTCGGTGACACCCTCGCCGGCGTCACCTCGGGCCCGCTGGACTACAACCAGTTCGGTGGCTACACGCTCGTCGCGAACCAGCTGGGCACGCTGAAGAGCGGCGGCCTGGAGCGGGAGTCGACGCGCAAGCAGAAGAAGGACGAACTGGCGGTCGCGACGTACAACGTCGAGAACCTCGACCCGTCCGACGCCACGTTCGGGGAGCACGCCGCCGCGATCGTGAACAACCTGAAGTCGCCCGACATCGTGTCCCTGGAGGAGATCCAGGACAACAACGGCGCGACGAACGACGGCACGACCGCCGCCGACGTCACGGTGGGCAAGCTGATCGACGCGATCGTGGCGGCGGGCGGCCCCCGGTACGACTGGCGCTCGATCGACCCGACCAACAACACCGACGGCGGCGAGCCGGGCGGGAACATCCGTCAGGTGTTCCTGTTCAACCCGCAGCGCGTGTCGTTCACGGACCGCGCGGGCGGCAACGCGACCACGGCCGTCGGCGTCACCGAGGTGCAGGGCCGCCCGCAGCTCACCGCCTCCCCCGGCCGCATCGACCCGGCGAACACCGCCTGGGCGAGCAGCCGCAAGCCGCTGGTCGGCGAGTTCGTCTTCCGCGGCCGCACGGTCTTCGTGATCGCCAACCACTTCAACTCCAAGGGCGGCGACCAGGGTCTGACCTCGCAGTACCAGCCGGTGGTGCGCAGCTCGGAGACGCAGCGCCACCAGCAGGCGACGCTGGTCAACGCCTTCGTCAAGGACATCCTCGCCGTGGAGAAGAAGGCGGACGTGATCGCCCTGGGCGACATCAACGACTTCGAGTTCTCCGGCACGGCGCAGATCCTCGAGGGTGACGGCACGCTCTGGTCGGCGATCAAGTCGCTGTCCAGGAACGAGCGTTACTCCTACGACTACCAGGGCAACCAGCAGGTCCTGGACCAGATCCTGGTGAGCCGTTCGATCAAGCACGACGGCGACTTCGAGTACGACAGCGTGCACATCAACTCGGAGTTCCACGACCAGATCAGCGACCACGACCCGCAGATCCTGCGTTTCCAGCCGTAA
- a CDS encoding alkaline phosphatase PhoX — MSLTRRDFARQSALTGAGVALAGSVGALATAPNALAASETESAADAADAAHAGQGAQASAAGHHGVGYGPLLPDPAGILALPAGFKYRVITYSGKTKLESGEITPSNHDGTATFCGPRGATLLVNNHELKGPRASWQYPVPLTEGLVYDPAAAGGCTVVEVRPGGRVAEWVGIAGTSTNCAGGTTPWDTWLTGEETEDKAGQNGMTKDHGYIFEVDPEDRRANRDPRPVKAFGRYAHEAVVIDPKRGHAYLTEDASGPNGLLYRWTPPAGFRHGRGKLRTLADDAGVLQAFKCFDSGGKFVDDLSRATKTGTVYGVDWVDVPDRDARTVSVRKQFADGQVTRARKLEGMWWGDGGTYIVSSYARDESPVQHDGAVWFYDPKRRTLTLKVLLGVNPDPSVDGAFDGPDNITVSPYGGLVIAEDGEGVQHLFGATDSGRTYPIARNELNIGTEDEPEYSEFTGVTFSPDGHTLYANIQTPGIMLAITGPWKRQKR; from the coding sequence ATGTCGCTCACCCGCAGGGACTTCGCAAGGCAATCCGCGCTCACCGGTGCCGGGGTCGCGCTGGCGGGCAGCGTAGGCGCCCTCGCCACCGCGCCGAACGCCCTCGCCGCCTCGGAGACCGAGTCCGCCGCGGACGCCGCGGACGCCGCCCACGCCGGGCAGGGCGCGCAGGCGTCGGCGGCCGGGCACCACGGCGTCGGCTACGGCCCGCTGCTCCCCGACCCCGCGGGCATCCTCGCCCTGCCCGCCGGATTCAAGTACCGCGTCATCACCTACAGCGGGAAGACCAAGCTGGAGTCCGGCGAGATCACGCCGTCCAACCACGACGGCACCGCCACCTTCTGCGGCCCCCGCGGCGCGACGCTGCTCGTCAACAACCACGAGCTCAAGGGCCCGCGCGCGAGCTGGCAGTACCCGGTCCCGCTCACCGAGGGCCTCGTCTACGACCCGGCCGCGGCCGGCGGCTGCACGGTCGTCGAGGTGCGCCCCGGCGGCCGGGTCGCCGAATGGGTCGGCATCGCCGGAACCTCCACCAACTGCGCGGGCGGCACCACTCCCTGGGACACCTGGCTCACCGGCGAGGAGACCGAGGACAAGGCCGGCCAGAACGGCATGACCAAGGACCACGGCTACATCTTCGAGGTCGACCCGGAGGACCGCCGCGCCAACCGCGACCCGCGGCCGGTCAAGGCGTTCGGCCGCTACGCCCACGAGGCCGTCGTCATCGACCCCAAGCGCGGCCACGCGTACCTGACCGAGGACGCCTCGGGCCCCAACGGCCTGCTCTACCGCTGGACCCCGCCGGCGGGCTTCCGCCACGGCCGCGGCAAGCTGCGCACCCTCGCCGACGACGCCGGTGTCCTCCAGGCCTTCAAGTGCTTCGACTCCGGCGGCAAGTTCGTCGACGACCTGTCCCGCGCCACGAAGACCGGCACGGTGTACGGCGTGGACTGGGTCGACGTGCCCGACCGCGACGCCCGGACGGTGTCCGTCCGCAAGCAGTTCGCCGACGGCCAGGTCACGCGCGCCCGCAAGCTGGAGGGCATGTGGTGGGGCGACGGCGGGACCTACATCGTCTCCTCGTACGCCCGTGACGAGAGCCCCGTCCAGCACGACGGCGCCGTCTGGTTCTACGACCCCAAGCGCCGCACGCTGACCCTGAAGGTCCTCCTCGGCGTCAACCCCGACCCGTCCGTGGACGGCGCCTTCGACGGTCCCGACAACATCACCGTCTCCCCGTACGGCGGTCTCGTCATCGCCGAGGACGGCGAGGGCGTCCAGCACCTGTTCGGCGCCACCGACAGCGGCCGCACCTACCCGATCGCCCGCAACGAACTGAACATCGGCACCGAGGACGAGCCGGAGTACAGCGAGTTCACCGGCGTCACCTTCTCGCCCGACGGCCACACCCTCTACGCCAACATCCAGACGCCGGGCATCATGCTGGCGATCACCGGCCCGTGGAAGCGGCAGAAGCGGTGA
- a CDS encoding TROVE domain-containing protein, giving the protein MARFNIRARKPRPVSPVTTTGRVLRTHQGGRGHERDTRSELFLLAIANFVSQQTFYESGADRDDRFTRLVRELAVSDPTWTAGLLGWLRGEGNLRTAAIVGAAEYVHARLAVGATGGPSNRQVVDSVLRRPDEPGELLAYWTATHGRALPKPVKRGVADAVRRLYSGKSLLKYDTASKGYRFGDVLNLVHASPDPAKPWQGDLFRYALDRRHHPDTAEVPRSLPVLVAHRDLMALRPAKRRKVVTGAGGTRRLAEAGMTWEALAGWLQGPMDRAAWEAVIPTMGVMALTRNLRNFDEAGVCDEVAAQVAARISDPAEVARSRQFPFRYLAAYRHAPSLRWAYPLEQALGHSLAAVPALPGRTLVLVDRSGSMFYARLSDRSELNRADAAAIFGTALAVRAADADLVEFGTVSKAIDFRKGEAMVKILERFGDLGGTDTTEAVRRHYRGHDRVLIVTDEQFTASRHGDPTDQVPADVPVYTWNLAGYRAGHGPSGKANRHTFGGLSDAAFRMVPLLEAADDTRWPWAAAA; this is encoded by the coding sequence ATGGCGCGCTTCAATATCCGTGCCCGTAAACCGCGTCCCGTCTCGCCCGTGACCACCACGGGCCGGGTGCTCCGTACCCATCAGGGCGGCCGCGGTCACGAGCGGGACACCCGCTCCGAACTCTTCCTGCTGGCGATCGCGAACTTCGTCTCGCAGCAGACCTTCTACGAGTCCGGCGCCGACCGCGACGACCGCTTCACCCGGCTGGTCCGCGAACTCGCCGTCAGCGACCCCACCTGGACGGCCGGCCTGCTCGGCTGGCTGCGTGGCGAGGGCAACCTGCGCACCGCCGCGATCGTGGGCGCCGCCGAGTACGTGCACGCGCGGCTCGCGGTGGGAGCCACCGGCGGTCCTTCGAACCGGCAGGTCGTGGACTCCGTGCTGCGGCGTCCCGACGAGCCGGGCGAGCTGCTCGCGTACTGGACGGCGACCCACGGCCGGGCCCTGCCCAAGCCGGTCAAGCGCGGTGTCGCCGACGCCGTACGGCGGCTCTACAGCGGCAAGTCGCTGCTGAAGTACGACACAGCGTCCAAGGGCTACCGCTTCGGCGACGTCCTCAACCTGGTGCACGCCTCGCCGGACCCGGCGAAGCCGTGGCAGGGGGACCTGTTCCGGTACGCCCTCGACCGCCGGCACCACCCGGACACCGCCGAGGTGCCCAGGTCGCTGCCCGTCCTCGTCGCCCACCGCGACCTGATGGCGCTGCGGCCCGCGAAGCGGCGCAAGGTGGTCACCGGAGCCGGCGGCACGCGGCGGCTGGCCGAGGCCGGCATGACCTGGGAGGCCCTGGCGGGCTGGCTCCAGGGGCCGATGGACAGGGCGGCCTGGGAGGCGGTCATCCCGACGATGGGGGTGATGGCCCTGACGCGCAACCTGCGCAACTTCGACGAGGCCGGGGTCTGTGACGAGGTCGCGGCGCAGGTGGCGGCGAGGATCAGCGACCCGGCCGAGGTCGCCCGTTCGCGTCAGTTCCCGTTCCGCTACCTCGCCGCGTACCGGCACGCGCCCTCGCTGCGCTGGGCGTATCCGCTGGAGCAGGCGCTCGGCCACTCGCTGGCCGCGGTGCCCGCACTGCCCGGCCGGACGCTGGTGCTCGTCGACCGCTCGGGCTCGATGTTCTACGCCCGGCTGTCGGACCGCTCCGAGCTCAACCGGGCCGACGCGGCGGCGATCTTCGGTACGGCGCTCGCGGTGCGGGCGGCGGACGCGGACCTCGTCGAGTTCGGCACCGTCAGCAAGGCGATCGATTTCCGTAAGGGGGAGGCCATGGTGAAGATTCTGGAGCGTTTCGGTGACCTCGGAGGCACGGACACCACCGAGGCCGTACGCCGGCACTACCGCGGCCACGACCGGGTGCTGATCGTCACCGACGAGCAGTTCACCGCGAGCCGGCACGGCGACCCGACCGACCAGGTCCCGGCGGACGTGCCGGTGTACACCTGGAACCTGGCCGGCTACCGCGCCGGTCACGGCCCGTCGGGGAAGGCGAACCGGCACACCTTCGGCGGGCTCTCGGACGCGGCCTTCCGGATGGTGCCGCTGCTGGAGGCCGCGGACGACACGCGGTGGCCGTGGGCGGCCGCGGCCTGA
- a CDS encoding GntR family transcriptional regulator — protein MEAVPRTLLRDRAYAAIRDAIVAGDIAPGAVVRDADLAERLGLSRAPVREAFARLVDEGLLESKPQSYTRVTPVVAAEVRDAAAVVGAMHELATRTAVPRLFAADVEGMRAANERFAAAVAAGDVDSALRADDALHDVLVRAAGNRAAAATIARYTPLIRRLERRRFGEGGTCRSAGLHGRLIDACAGGDVDEAVRVTAEIWRTLADLADLAGPDD, from the coding sequence ATGGAAGCCGTACCCCGCACCCTGCTCCGGGACCGCGCCTACGCGGCGATCCGGGACGCCATCGTCGCCGGGGACATCGCCCCCGGCGCGGTGGTGCGCGACGCCGATCTCGCCGAGCGGCTCGGGCTGTCGCGGGCGCCGGTACGCGAGGCGTTCGCCCGGCTCGTCGACGAAGGGCTGCTGGAGAGCAAGCCGCAGAGCTACACCCGGGTGACCCCGGTCGTGGCCGCCGAGGTGCGGGACGCGGCCGCCGTGGTGGGCGCCATGCACGAGCTGGCGACCCGGACCGCGGTGCCCCGGCTGTTCGCGGCGGACGTCGAGGGGATGCGCGCGGCCAACGAGCGCTTCGCCGCCGCCGTCGCGGCCGGGGACGTGGACAGCGCCCTGCGGGCCGACGACGCGCTGCACGACGTGCTCGTCCGGGCCGCAGGGAACCGCGCGGCCGCGGCCACCATCGCGCGCTACACCCCCCTCATCAGGCGGCTGGAGCGACGGCGCTTCGGCGAGGGCGGTACCTGCCGTTCGGCCGGACTGCACGGCCGGCTGATCGACGCCTGCGCGGGCGGTGACGTGGACGAGGCGGTCCGTGTCACGGCGGAGATCTGGCGCACCCTCGCCGATCTGGCCGACCTCGCCGGCCCCGACGACTGA